The Molothrus aeneus isolate 106 chromosome 11, BPBGC_Maene_1.0, whole genome shotgun sequence genome segment AATCAAGGCACGCTGTACTAATTCTGTAGCATTGAGATTAGCTGACTTTGCAGGGGATGCTCACTGGGGAAGGTCCGACGTTCTCAACTGGCTGCTGGGCCGTGTGGGGCCATACAGAGTAACAGAAGCTATGTGATTATTCTGCATCACCTGCAaaagcacagcagggaaaagggaaattaaactAAGTGCTACAATCCACAGAAAATCAGAAGTATTAAAATGGTGAATACAGAAGTGATCTGCCTGAAGAAAGAAATCCCAATAACAAACGACAGCAACAAGCTCTTGGCTAGTTCCTAAAAACAGTCTCTTGGATTTCCATGACACAACACCATCTGCTCCACCCAGCCATGTGAATGTATCTCCTGCTAGCATGAGTTCCAGGTGACAAACTTGAAGTTTCAGCTTCAACATACAAATGTACAACCTCAGAGAAGAGGTTGCAAAGTTTCCCTATACTAAAATTATACCACTACCAAGCACTGGCCTTTACTGCAATAGGAAGCCACTCATAGTAATAGCAAACTCATCTTCCCATGctcagacaaaaataaaaaaggttttttcctAACCTCAAAGATCATTCGCTGCAGTCCAAAGCAAAAGGTTGACCCAAATGGGTTAGTGTTGTTTGGAGATGATGACCTAAACAGAAAAGAggggaagaaattttaaaatttctgaggATCAGGAACATCTTAAGGAGGAATAACTACATACACATAAGGTGAATTACAGCATCTTTATCATGGCTTTCATCAAAAGAAAGTACTTCTACATTATGCAACACCATTGCTAGACTCCAAGTGAGCCAAAGGAAACTCTGATGCCACAGAGCCATTAATAACACTTggtgataaagaaaaaaaaaagccactagTGACCTCTACAGGAAAACTCTCCTGCACTTAACTTGAACAGGAAgaaccctaaaaaaaccccagatacACAGGAAGAGAGAAGCACCATGTTACTACACATTATTTTTGTGCAAGATCCTTCCCTTTGTGTCTCAACCTCCACCATATATATTTACTATATATAGTCTATTATTTATATTAACTAGATACTGTCTATTAATCAACTGGATTTAGCATATTAAGAAGATTAACCTATATGATGCTGAAATAGAATAATCCAAGTTTGATTAAATAGCATTTTTCAAGATCTATGTATGACTTCCTCCCAGTTATTTCTGGTATTTTTGGATTGCACATTGACAATTTCTGTTGATTGCAATGAATTTGAGATtacagccaaaaaaaaccctaatgaATATTTACCTTTTGTCCTTTCTTGTAAACTGGTCAGTTTTTCAAATTGCATGTCTGAGCCATTTGAGATGTGCTCAGTAAAGCGCTCTCTGGTTGAACTACTCTCTACAACACAGATGGAAGAAATAGAAGGGCTCTATGTCATCACTATTTCACCTTAGCTTTATTTCATTCACATGGCTTCTGCTCTAATCATCTCACTGGCATAACACAGGAGTAAAGGGGAACAAAGGGCACAATGAGTAAGggggggagaaaggaaaaaaatcaaagtcaaAATCATGTGAAAGTCTGACAAGAATACATTAATTTAACTGAAATTGCTGTGGTATTTGCACAGTACCCATCACTTACACTTGTCCTGAGATAAAAATCATGGTTTCACATCATAAAATGATAACTCTGCAAACAGATAATGCCCATTTAACCCAGTAGCCACCTCAAtgcagaaacacaggaaatttAAGGGCTATTCTATCTTCAGTCAGCCTAGAGGAACTGCAGAACTACATATGTTCATAAAAGACAAGCTTCTTCAGACAGACTGCTGTTGCACATGTTATGTGCATACATACTGTGCTGTACAATGTCATGTTATTGAAATACTTTATAGAAAGGATAAAAAACCTCCGCTATTTATTACTTATAAAGAAAAAGACTTTTTAGTGCACTGTTCGCTCTGAGATCTTCTCTGGATTTTGCATTTCAAGGAATTTTGGAAATGCTTTCACTCAGCATGTCAGTTTATTTCCTTTGAGAGCAGCTATCTCGTTAGTggccaaaaaaaccctggaacTTTAACCAGCAAAGCACAGTGGTAACCAGTACAAAAGTAACCAGTGCCATAAACACTCTTCCTCACCCTCCGTTGTCAACCCAGTCCTTGCCAAGTAAAATAAAGAGAGATTTTTACCTGTGAAGTACCACTGGCTTCTCTACAGGGTGCCCCAGTAGATCCTGAATACTGTCCCACTGTAAATACATCAATGAATTTCTGTTAAAATGAGGCACAAGAAAActcttctttttactttttatctAGGAAGAGTGCATGCACATTTGTTAGTGACAAACCTATTTGTCAAATAAACTTGAGGTATTTACAGAAGTATTTTGTGACTGGAGCTATATTCAGTAATGGAACTATCCACTGCTAGGGCTAGTAAACTATCTTAAGGTATATTCTTATTTTTGTCTAAAAATAGTTTGGAACTAgaattattaatataaaaatttctATTGGTCTTATGGATAAAGTGTTGCTGGAAAGTCTTGTGGCATTTTAGGGGCACCTCAGAGAGCAAAGCAGCTGTGGGAAACTTCAACAAAATATCCTCTTACATACCtttgcagagaggaaaaatagcCCCACTGCTACCTCTCCCATAGGTCTTTCCTTGATTTAAGCAACAATATTGGAGAAGAGGAAAGCTGCACTATTTAATGACTGGGAAGTGTCCAACAGTTTTCCTCACTTGAACCAGACTACAAGAAGTTGCAGTTTCACACACAAGACTGAAATAAGTCAAAGCACTGAAGGGAGTAAGTTAATTCAAGTCAAAAAGCATAGAATGGTATCTTCTGGAGTCAGATTGCTGACTCCaatttttcttcccagtatGGGAGCCAAAATTCACCAAGGAAAGCCTTCATTTGGCACCCCAGGAACCAAGAGAGCAGCAGTGACCCTGGCTGAATGTTGACTGCAGGGACACTGATGAACAGTTTTTGAGAAGTTTTTCAACTTAATGCAGCTGTCAAAtatgcagcagcacctgcccagctgggaaGTTCATTTAGGTGGAAAGGCTGTGGAGCATTCAAGGAGTCTGCTGTCATCAGGAGATGTCACACTGGCAGTGACATTTCTGGCTGCTCCCTAAGAAACATCCCATTACTGGTGCCCTTCAGAAGAAAGTGGAAGAGCACTGGACTCTCCTGTTCAATAGTCCATGTCTTCAGCAGCTATGCTTAGTACAACAGCTCTCTGAGAATTTTGTTTAGGAACACGTCTCCAGTTAACATTCAGCCACCACTGCTGTTGTTTTCCCCTATCACTTATTTCACTATTTCtagctgcagctgtgctaaAATGCAAGCTATGCCATAATGTAGTAATTTAGTTTACTTGAAGAGTGTTATTACAAATGAATTCAATCATTTAACataccaaaatatttaaaacacaagATACACACTAACTTTTGGCCTTCTACTACTCCACTTTAAAACAGCATGATACCACTGCTGTAATTTCTTTGAAGTGTGTTGTAAAGTTGGCATGAATCATTTAGATggtttaaaaaatcagaaaaacacTCAGTTCTGCACAGGCTTACCTTGCTGTATGTTGTACATGTTTCTGTCTGTGAATCAGCACTAtctagaaaacaaaaaccagaggAGCTTTTATAGCTTAAGCTTGAACAGTCCCCTATATAACCCTTTATTTTAGCATGTTAATTCAGATGGCAGGAGACACAGGAGCATTAGATCAGGTAATACACAAATTTATCAGCATTCACACTAGCAATCAGAATTGTCAGTAACACTGACTAAATGCCAGTTAAGGTGATAAAGCAAACCTCCCTCTTTACAGCAGGTCCCAACTTTAAGACTATAAAAGCTTAAGCTTTAATCTTAGATGGAAGAACACCACTGTAGAAGAAACCCCAACTCTTTGCACTAAGCTAACAGGCCTagcacagccactgcaggaGGTAACAAGATGTGCCACTCATTAATTCCAAAACACTCCACTGCACTTGGAAGGAAAGCTGGCTAAAAGTGACATCTGGAGACTCAGGAGCTGGCAGGCCTGAGATCAGTGAAAACATCACTCTTCCACAATCAAGAGGACAGAGAGCTTGAGAATCACAGCCTacctattaaaaaataaaaggacagCATTGCATCTAAAATTACAGCCTTTAAACAGAAAGTGTTTGCTGGTGGTTTCAAATACTGTCATACATATTTTACATACACATATTTGGGTACTCCTAAATACTGAAAGCACATTCCCAAAGCAGTGGGAATGGACCTAGACATTAAAATGTCAAACAGAGCTTTAAGTCAAGTTAAAGACCATTTGctcttctgtatttttccctCTCTAAACATGCTCTCTTTGTGCTGAGAGTTCAGTGCCTGTGCAACTTGAACTCTGGCTCTTAATTTATCATCTGAACTTGAAGTACAAAAGGGAACTAATAAAACTGCATCAGGCACTGCCACCAGAGGGAAGAAGATAGGCTCTTCAAAACTGTTATAACATCTGTTCACAACTTGTTGCATGTCCTGGACATAAGCTAGAGGCCAGAAAAGCTGGTTAGAAAtgccaaataaacaaaaaaccaaacacattaAGAATAAATTCATAATGCTACTTGaggtaaataaaattaatcccAAATTAATGCTTTGAAGTACAGTAACctaagggaaaataattttaaaagcaaggatGTTCATGCTCATTTTCTTGGCTGAAGTACAAATCAACTTCCATATACACAAGCCTGTATACACAAAGAttgtttttccaggtttttaaTCCTCCATATGCTCAAACTGCTGTGACAGCCACAGGAGGACTGCACCTCACACAGCAAGCAAAGTGCTTGCAGTAAATACCAAtcagaatgaggaaaacatcCCTGGCCAAAACCTAGGCAGCATCTGGTATTCCCTGGATAATCCAAATACCTTCCCAGTACACATTTTTTCTTATGTTGAAGAAGTCTACATCAATCACTGTGATCTTCAGACAGGGTTCCCCTACTTTGCTGAGATTAGTtactgcacagagctgggaatatCTTAGTACCTTGCCAAATCACACTACTGATTATAGAGTTATttttttatagatttattttcAGGTGAACACAGACATACTTTGTCTGTAGCACACAGAGCCAACATATCTGgatgtttattttcattcccaAATAAACCAGATTATATTAAATACCAGTGGACTGGACAGATGAGCTCAGACTAACACTGCCTTACAGATTTTGAGCCTCTAGGTACAAGGTAATTGATTTTAGCAGAGCAGCAGCGTTACAGGATATTGTGATGTTGCAGCTAAATATTTGCATGATCCAAGTAAGTGAAGAGGTAGTGTAAGTAAAATCAGAGAACTGCTACCTTGCCCTGAAGTGTCTTTTCCACTTAAATAGAAACCTAATCCCAAAACTTCTTCTCTGTCTCAGTGACTGTCACTGTTAGCATCCTCTGATAATGAAGGACAATTAGAGACTGATCCCAGCTCCCCTTGGAGCATtctgtgcccctgcagcaggacagcagggaaatGCTCACCTCTCTTAATGACGAGTGGAATCTTGAACTCACAGCGATGGTAACTAGAAAGTGAAAATTGTAAAAGCTATTAGAGAACAGAGAAGCCAAGAAACTGCACAGCCACAGACTTAGAGCTCTTAATAATCCCTTTCATGAAAAGTCATAtcaataataaaatgaaagtgATGATCTGTGATACCAGATTAAGTTCTCAGTTAGATTTTCTACATCAAAaaaggcagcagcctgggaatgTCCTAATGCAATTCTTTAGAGGACACAAGAAGTCCTTCAGCATCAATTACTCTATTGTTACACAGCAGATGGAGAAATATTTAGCTATGAAACAGCACTATAGATTTCTCTGTCATTAACTGCTTTAATCAGACATCCAATCACTAACTCATACTCCTCCTCTAACGAGTTTACACTTAGAAAGTACTGAAAATATGTTCAGAAGATGAGATTTTTAAATCACTAATTGAAATCATGTtaggaaggaaacagaaatgtaGCTACCAGAAAATGGGCACTCTGGCTAATACATAATTTTCCTCTATCAAGAGTTTGCACATCACACCTGGATCAAGACCTACCTTACCTCATTCACTGCTTTAAGACATACTTGCCAGTATATATAAAGAAATTTAAtagtaaaaagaaaacacaactaAAAAATGTTACTAATGATGTCTGCAACCTCCACAGGTTACTAGATACAATATATTTTCTAAGTCTCTTTGATGTAATTCTATAAAGAGAATGTAAGATTTCCTTTTCAGTTGTTTTAATGTACTCTTTCATAGATAAGTTCTGTACACTCACATGTTAAAGTTGTAATGACCAGGATAATTTGTATGCAGGACAAATTTCTTCACCTTGTGAGTGTTTGCATCAAAGAGAATATCCTGTTGAAGACAAAAAACAAGATGAAGCAATTTGGGTAGGAAGGGGCGTTCCCTAAACTAACCTGAGATTACTTAAAATAGCCCCTGTATAGAGTGACATACATTTATCTCACTGAAACTGAATCAAATTATGAAAAGTAGTATTTGAAAATAAGACTATTTGTAAATTCAAATAACACATTTCCTCCAGCACTCAATTACAACTGCAGCTTCATTTGTTAATGTTGGCAAGTTTTCTGAGGAGGTCCTGTTTTTCTGCATATTATTTACAGTAATGTAAACTAAAGCAGAACAGCTGcaagcagaaaaatgaagatgtaACTacaccccacagctcagcaaGCTTTCACAACTGATGCTATGGCACACTTGCCTCAGTTCTGTGGGACAGGGGCATGGATCTCAGGAATAAGAACTAGTTACCTATGCATCAGGTActacagaaaaaggagaaaacctaAGAGGCTGACAGAGTGCAAAGAGCCCTCCATCCACTGGTGGAGATAAAGTGCTGCTGATTAAATTTGTAAGGGTTAAAGGAAAGTCAAGTGAAGCTTTTCATATCCAGAGATTCCTAAGGCAGCAATCGAGTTTTGCAGCCTCTCATTTCCCACAGCCTTTAGCCTCCTGAAAGGATTGCTGTGTAACTAAAGCAGAAGTTTACATGAATTGTTTAGGGAAGCTTTCCACTCACCACTCCAAGTGTGAAATAATTGAAGAAGTAGTCATTGCACTTTGATGGGACCTGCTTATGGGGCGAGGGCGAATGGATTTTCATCTGCAAGAAATACACTTTTCAGATGCATGCAATAATGCTTAAAGATGAATGCCTTTAATAACAACTCTACATTCAAACAAACTGCTATAATCTCATTTGAAGCCTTTGTTCAACTAAGGAAGATACTGTGCTTTATGACAGGACCATCACCTGCTTGCAGCAGGCACAGCGACACATTAGCTTTTTCAGTTATCATAATTAAAGGGCTTACTTACATTATGCTGTGTAAAATGTTAGGAAAAGATCAAAGTATATGCTGAGATTACTTTACATACATtataagtggaaaaaaaaataggcagcACACACTTGCTAAGGCACATTTGGGATACAAAAGCACTCCCATTTGTAACTATTCTTAATCCAGTTAACATTAcacaatttgatttttaaaataaatttaaacagaTTTGCATcaatttagattttaaaaaagcttcTTAAAACCTATTACATAATGGTTCAGCCTGGTCTATCATGTCAAGCAATATGCTGAGCACTTGTAATTTGTGCTACATGGCAGTTCAACTTCACTGACCTTGCCAAACACGAGCACTATGATGAGACTGAGATACCAATGAACAAAGCCTGTGCCTGAATGAATTCCCTCACCTTGTCTTCAGACTTGTAGAAGACTTTGTGTGGAGAGCCCAAGGTGCTGAGCACATCCTGGCAGGAATCACCGAAGTACACGCAGCGCTCGAATACCCGCATCTTGGCATCAGCTAAAACACCTGGGCCACAGCCTGAGGAATGGAAAACAGCTCTACTTGCATCCTTGCTGATCACAGAATACATCACTAAATCAACACCAAAAGGTTAGCACCATTCCTCTATTTATCATAAACCAAACAGCTGCATTCCTCACAATTTAACCATTTACTTTGCAACAGTGTAAATATTTCTTATCAGAGCAGTGCATGTGCTGATTGTTGCATGGCTCCCCATTTCCACCTCCAATTTCAGCCATACTACCTTTCCTTCCTTGCCATTCACATGGACATGACTTGATTTCCCAGCCCATCTCAATTTGATCAGCTGGCTATTAGCAGTAAATACAGGAATTATTTCTATCCCTAGAATATTCTACTTTAGCTAGAGATTTATCTCCAGCTAAAAACATCAAGTGCATGAAGTGAAATCCCTCACCCACATTAACTGTATCACAAAACACACATTCTTTACTCAAGATTCCCATAACTTACTAAATCAACAGCAAGTATATCCCTGTGCAAACAACATTAAAGCAGGTCTTATTGAATAGCCATTACACAGATGAATTGCTGATAAATGTTACCAGATGTGAGGAAATGGAAAGATGCTGCAGTTTGTGAGCCCACTTGCTTTCAGGAATGCAACATCTTACATTTACAAGAACGCAAGGACACATATGCAGCAGTTACTGCAAAGCACAGGATGTGCTCTAAATACACACTTAGCTTTGCTCACTATGCATTATTTATGTAGCTAGTTACCCactaaaataaatcagaaaaatccAATTCACTCATCCTTGATTTCTTAAGCAACAGTAATTGCAAATTAATACACAAGCAGAGAAACTTGAGCTAGAACAGGTGTGTAATATATTTTACAAGAGTTTCTACAAGTTTTGCAACATAAGAACAGCACGTGTCCAGATTGCCTCTCTGCAAGTTTGTCTGAACATCAgtgatattttaataattattttattaattgacAACATTTCCTTTAAACTGCATGCATATACATTTTTAACAAAACTTGACACTGTAAGTGTCCAATTTCTCAAAATCATTTACATAATTATGATGCTATAGCTAACTCCTTCCCCAGTACATGAGGCTATATGTTCTCTGCACTAGACAGCTCTACCTTATCTTCCTCTGTAATAAGAGAAGCAAAGTAAGTTGAAAATATCTGctccttttttattcttcatctataattttcttttttcaactTTTGCATATTGTGGGTGTATTCCAAATGTTTCCTCAATATACATAGAGCTAGCAATCAGGACAGGTGAAAAGCTGAGCCTCCTAATGAAAATtgttaaaaattgtttttcttaaaatcatTGTCAAGTCTCAAGTTACAGTAACTGAACAAGATTCCTTTGCAGCTGTTAAATCTGCCCTAATTTCTAAGCACCCTCCCATCTCTGAAAGCACATAAAAAAGAGAGACTCATCAGCCTCTCTTCACTTTCAGCACTGTCTCCCACagtaaatgaaaacagaactgAATGGGAAGTGCAGTTTAATGCTGCAGCATTAATGTAGTCACTTGctagcatttttaaaagccttccAGATTTAATCACAAAAATATCAACACCATACAGCTCCCTGGAATGTCAGAAAAAGCACACATACACAAGGTTTCTTGGTTTgtcatgggtttttttagtgatgTACTGGGAACAGTGATGTGTTTTCTTCTACATACATCTGGAGACAAATTCAATTTCTGCAAACATATTTTAAGGACTTGGAACATGTGAGGCCTCCAGTTCCCAGTAATTTCTCCAGGGTTAGGAAAACGCAGCATTGAGCAGGTTCATCTTCAAAAGGATTTCACTGGGTTTTGTTCCAATAATTCAAAGCAAGGTAGATAGAACACTTTGAAATCCCTTACTAGATCATCACAAATAACCTGTGCTTAATTTACACAGGTTTACCCCTTCCCTGAGGGGAACAAGCACTGCAATGTTCTGAGTTTCTCCAATACCTGCAGTGAGTAGGCGAAGCCGTAAACCTGAGGGTCCAGTTCCATCACGCAGAACATCAACGTTCTCAGCATACACATTCCCAAGGAAACAGCTGAGAGGCATCAAGGGAGCcctgaaaccaatcaaacaaaatGTGCACAGGATTTGCTTCACCTTCAAATTTTCCTCTAACAAGCTGGTACCAGTTCACTGGAACAGAGCACATTAATTTTGACAAAGCCGCATGTAACTGAGACTTAAAAGTTGTATTAAACAGAAGGGTCAGAAAGTgtgggggaaaaggaagaggaacaaGATAGCACTCAAATGCAAGGTCTTTACCATTGATGAAAAAACCAGCAAGTTTCAAAGACTCCAGGAATTAAGGAATTATAGAAACTGTACCTAGCCTTTGGATATTGCCTATGAGGAAATGTCAGCTCAGATTTCTCTcagggaaaatgaaattgtGGAGTGTTTAGAGCTAACTAAATTCTTAACTAGGCATATCACCCAAATGCAGCAAAAGAGCTTTCTCTGTGATGCTCCCACTGCTCTTTGGAAGGTACTTCATAGCCCAGAACATGAAATCAGTTTGTGCAGGTACACCCAAGACAACTGTCCTTCTTTACTGGGGAAGTTCTCAATTTAATTCAACACcaatattattttagaaaataatcaCAGTCccaagtgaaatatttttaatggaaagccTATTTTCTGTGTATCAGCCTGTATGTGCTCCCTAAAATTCCTTGTTCTTATGCTCCTCCTCTGGGTGAATGACAAGCTAGAAGTTGGGCTTTGagctctctctcacacacacaacagAGCCCCATGCAACAATCAGTGCTTTCACTAAAGCTCACCATGTCACAGATGGGCACAGACAACAGCACTTTTCTCAAGTGCACTTATTTCTAATTAAGAGACAATGTCTGCATAAACTAAGCTCCCTCCCTTCTGAGCAGTAATCCAAGGATGTGTTTATCTCCTGGCCTTAAAACTCAGCTGTCTCTGAGAAAAATACCCTCTTATGACTTGGGGTATTTCTAAGATTAGGTATCTTGGAATcctagaatgatttgggttggaaaggaccttaaagaa includes the following:
- the PHAF1 gene encoding phagosome assembly factor 1 — encoded protein: MLDLEVVPERSLGNEQWEFTLGMPLAQAVAILQKHCRIIKNVQVLYSEQSPLSHDLILNLTQDGIKLLFDAFNQRLKVIEVYDLTKVKLKYCGVHFNSQAIAPTIEQIDQSFGATHPGVYNSAEQLFHLNFRGLSFSFQLDSWTETPKYEPNFAHGLASLQIPHGATVKRMYIYNGNSLQDTKAPLMPLSCFLGNVYAENVDVLRDGTGPSGLRLRLLTAGCGPGVLADAKMRVFERCVYFGDSCQDVLSTLGSPHKVFYKSEDKMKIHSPSPHKQVPSKCNDYFFNYFTLGVDILFDANTHKVKKFVLHTNYPGHYNFNIYHRCEFKIPLVIKRDSADSQTETCTTYSKWDSIQDLLGHPVEKPVVLHRSSSPNNTNPFGSTFCFGLQRMIFEVMQNNHIASVTLYGPTRPSSQLRTSDLPQ